A portion of the Microlunatus phosphovorus NM-1 genome contains these proteins:
- the pyrH gene encoding UMP kinase — MTETRSYQRVLLKLSGEVFGGGHVGVDPDVVAGLAQQIAQVVAGGVQVAVVVGGGNFFRGAELHERGMERDRADYMGMLGTVMNCLALQDFLEKAGVQTRVQTAITMGQVAEPYIPRRAERHLEKGRVVIFGAGSGMPYFSTDTVAAQRALEISAEVLLMGKQGVDGVYDADPKTHPEAIKFDHLSYDEYLARDLKVADATAISMARDYALPMIFFSLDTPGSIVSVVAGEKIGTTVHA; from the coding sequence GTGACTGAGACCCGTTCCTACCAGCGAGTTCTGCTCAAGCTCTCCGGGGAGGTGTTCGGCGGCGGCCACGTCGGAGTCGATCCGGACGTGGTCGCCGGTCTGGCGCAGCAGATCGCCCAAGTGGTCGCCGGCGGCGTTCAGGTGGCGGTGGTGGTCGGCGGCGGCAACTTCTTCCGTGGTGCCGAACTGCATGAGCGCGGTATGGAACGCGACCGGGCCGACTACATGGGCATGCTCGGCACGGTGATGAACTGCCTGGCCCTGCAGGACTTCTTGGAGAAGGCCGGGGTGCAGACCCGGGTGCAGACCGCTATCACGATGGGTCAGGTGGCCGAGCCCTACATTCCGCGGCGCGCTGAGCGGCATCTGGAGAAGGGCCGGGTCGTCATCTTCGGCGCCGGCTCCGGGATGCCGTACTTCTCGACCGACACGGTCGCTGCGCAGCGAGCACTGGAGATCAGTGCCGAGGTGCTGCTGATGGGCAAGCAGGGCGTCGACGGCGTGTACGACGCCGACCCCAAGACCCACCCCGAGGCGATCAAGTTCGATCACCTCAGCTACGACGAGTACCTGGCCCGGGACCTCAAGGTCGCCGACGCGACCGCGATCAGCATGGCCCGCGACTATGCGCTGCCGATGATCTTCTTCAGCCTGGACACCCCCGGCTCCATCGTCTCTGTTGTCGCGGGTGAGAAGATCGGGACGACCGTTCACGCCTGA
- the frr gene encoding ribosome recycling factor, giving the protein MDSAVEYAKEEFAAIRTGRAHPAMFAKLTAEYYGAPTPLQQLASFQVPDARMVLISPYDRSSMNAIEKSIRDSDLGVNPSNDGHVIRVTLPQLTEERRKEYIKLARHKAEEARISIRNHRRWAKDALDKLVKDKEAGEDEVNRAEKQLDQITKTYVDQIDEVLKNKEAELLEV; this is encoded by the coding sequence ATGGACAGCGCCGTCGAGTACGCCAAGGAGGAGTTCGCCGCGATCCGGACCGGACGGGCGCATCCGGCCATGTTCGCCAAGCTCACCGCGGAGTACTACGGCGCCCCCACCCCCCTCCAGCAGCTGGCGAGCTTCCAGGTGCCGGACGCCCGGATGGTGCTCATCTCCCCGTACGACCGCTCGTCGATGAACGCGATCGAGAAGTCGATCCGCGACTCCGATCTCGGTGTGAACCCGTCCAACGACGGCCACGTCATCCGGGTCACGCTGCCCCAGCTGACCGAGGAGCGCCGCAAGGAGTACATCAAGCTGGCCCGGCACAAGGCGGAGGAGGCGCGGATCTCGATCCGCAACCATCGCCGCTGGGCCAAGGATGCCCTCGACAAGCTGGTCAAGGACAAGGAAGCCGGCGAGGACGAGGTCAACCGCGCCGAGAAGCAGTTGGACCAGATCACCAAGACCTATGTCGACCAGATCGACGAGGTGCTCAAGAACAAGGAAGCCGAGCTCCTCGAGGTCTGA
- a CDS encoding phosphatidate cytidylyltransferase, translating into MSASDNPSPAPPAGQGHGRAGRNLPAAIGLGVVLGAYVVLSLIFFKPAFVLLVAVALSMGSLELYHALKRHGMNAAIQPIIVGTLAISIGSYLAGRQQPVVFSTTSVLLAALALTVLAALIWRIPGGSKGYVNDAAASLFVIAYVPMLGSFAALMLAGEHGVARMVTYMLVVVMGDTGGYVLGVLFGKHPMAPRISPKKSWEGFAGSMLFGIVSGILMLVFALHQPWWVGLILGVCLVGVGVMGDLIESLIKRDLGIKDMSSILPGHGGVMDRLDSLLVAAPVAWLIMYLLVPGG; encoded by the coding sequence ATGTCTGCGAGCGACAACCCCTCGCCCGCCCCGCCGGCCGGCCAGGGCCACGGCAGAGCCGGCCGCAATCTGCCGGCCGCCATCGGGCTGGGTGTGGTGCTGGGCGCGTACGTCGTCCTCAGCCTGATCTTCTTCAAGCCGGCGTTCGTGCTGCTCGTCGCCGTCGCGCTGTCGATGGGCTCACTAGAGCTGTATCACGCCTTGAAGCGGCACGGCATGAATGCCGCCATCCAGCCGATCATCGTTGGCACCTTGGCCATCTCGATCGGCTCCTATCTTGCCGGCCGGCAGCAACCGGTGGTCTTCTCCACCACGAGTGTGCTGTTGGCGGCCCTGGCGTTGACCGTGCTTGCCGCGTTGATCTGGCGGATCCCCGGCGGTTCCAAGGGCTATGTCAACGACGCCGCCGCCAGCTTGTTCGTGATCGCGTACGTGCCGATGCTCGGCTCCTTCGCCGCCTTGATGCTGGCCGGGGAGCACGGCGTGGCCCGGATGGTGACGTACATGCTCGTGGTGGTGATGGGCGACACCGGCGGGTACGTGCTCGGGGTGCTCTTCGGGAAGCACCCGATGGCACCGAGGATCAGCCCGAAGAAGTCCTGGGAGGGCTTCGCCGGCTCGATGCTGTTCGGCATCGTGTCCGGGATCTTGATGCTGGTCTTCGCGTTGCACCAGCCCTGGTGGGTCGGTCTGATCCTGGGCGTCTGCCTGGTCGGCGTCGGCGTGATGGGTGACCTGATCGAGTCGTTGATCAAGCGTGACCTCGGGATCAAGGACATGAGCTCGATCCTCCCCGGTCACGGTGGGGTGATGGATCGTCTGGACTCGCTGCTGGTTGCGGCGCCAGTAGCCTGGTTGATCATGTATCTATTGGTGCCCGGCGGATGA
- the rlmN gene encoding 23S rRNA (adenine(2503)-C(2))-methyltransferase RlmN produces MSKPLPLILESPRRGQPPKHWADLTPAQRRESIEAAGHRAFRARQLSAHYFEGLRTDPAEWTDLPETVRASLAEAFMPQLLREVRTQTADDGDTVKTLWRMFDNAMVESVLMRYPDRVTMCVSSQAGCGMACPFCATGQGGLQRNLSQAEIVEQVIDGSRRLKADGDRVNNVVFMGMGEPMANYKAVIGAVRQLVAPNPDGLGMSARGVTVSTVGLVPRMQQLATEGIPVTLALSLHAPDDELRDELVPINTRWNVDEVINAAWEYARQTKRRVSIEYILIRDVNDQAFRADLLAKVLKRRGNWGWVHVNLIPMNPTPGSRWTASRRRDEEEFVRRLRDKGVPVTVRDTRGREIDGACGQLAAHES; encoded by the coding sequence ATGAGCAAGCCGCTTCCGCTGATCTTGGAATCGCCCCGGCGGGGTCAGCCGCCGAAACACTGGGCCGATCTGACCCCGGCTCAGCGCCGGGAGTCCATCGAGGCGGCCGGCCACCGGGCGTTCCGCGCCCGGCAGCTGTCGGCGCACTACTTTGAGGGTTTGCGGACCGACCCGGCCGAGTGGACCGATCTGCCCGAGACGGTCCGCGCATCGCTGGCTGAGGCGTTCATGCCGCAGCTGTTGCGTGAGGTACGCACTCAGACCGCCGACGACGGCGACACGGTCAAGACCCTGTGGCGGATGTTCGACAACGCCATGGTCGAGAGCGTGCTGATGCGCTATCCGGACCGGGTCACCATGTGCGTGTCCAGTCAGGCAGGCTGCGGCATGGCCTGCCCGTTCTGTGCCACTGGCCAGGGCGGTCTGCAGCGTAACCTCAGTCAGGCCGAGATCGTCGAGCAGGTGATCGACGGATCGCGGCGGCTCAAGGCCGACGGCGACCGCGTCAACAATGTCGTGTTCATGGGCATGGGCGAGCCGATGGCCAACTACAAGGCCGTGATCGGTGCGGTCCGGCAGCTCGTCGCACCGAATCCGGACGGTCTGGGGATGAGCGCGCGCGGCGTCACGGTGTCGACCGTCGGGCTGGTGCCTCGGATGCAGCAGCTGGCCACCGAGGGGATTCCCGTCACCTTGGCGTTGTCGCTGCATGCTCCCGACGACGAGCTGCGCGACGAGCTGGTGCCGATCAACACCCGGTGGAATGTCGACGAGGTGATCAACGCCGCTTGGGAGTACGCGCGGCAGACCAAGCGCCGGGTCTCGATCGAGTACATCCTGATCCGTGACGTGAACGACCAGGCATTCCGGGCCGATCTGCTGGCCAAGGTGTTGAAGCGTCGCGGCAACTGGGGCTGGGTGCACGTGAACCTGATTCCGATGAATCCCACTCCCGGCTCGCGCTGGACCGCCTCGCGACGCCGCGACGAGGAGGAGTTCGTCCGTCGGCTGCGCGACAAGGGCGTGCCCGTCACCGTCCGCGACACCCGTGGACGTGAGATCGACGGTGCCTGCGGTCAGCTGGCCGCCCACGAGAGCTGA
- a CDS encoding alpha-amylase family protein: MRVEVEAPGGLARIGLRWKQPLPAGAMVVGDAWERTYGDLEWRGVRPERPLPWLYLAHDRATGQTSGAGVEVRGGTFAFWTVDTQGVSLWLDLRAGDSPVQLGGRRLHAATIRAVRGVERPFAVQSALTGLLCSDPLLPDTPLVGANNYYYAYGKGFDATAVLRDARTIAELVGDHQVRPFGVVDEGWGQGGAADGRIVSAGPWHRPRRPQFGEMSELADGVRAEGVRPGIWYRPLALESPPARGASTPRDDAYALDPSHPATVDQVSEDIGRFVEWGFELIKHDFSTYDAFGRWGSAMGPSITGRPWLPASESAPLRGWAPADDKLTNAEVLVRLYDTIRAAAGDAVLLGCNVVGHLAAGLTHAQRIGDDTSGLIWERTRRVGINTLAFRLAQHNRFFTVDADCVPSTLHTDWHKNRQFLDLVARSGTALFVSVDPASRTTQVDDDLSSALRLALDGGNPGGVEPLDWLHTTTPEQWRCGSDILTYDWLAEIGADPFEWAENNT; encoded by the coding sequence TTGAGGGTCGAGGTCGAAGCGCCGGGCGGCCTCGCGCGGATCGGGCTGCGATGGAAGCAGCCGCTGCCGGCCGGCGCAATGGTCGTCGGCGATGCCTGGGAGCGGACCTACGGCGACCTGGAATGGCGTGGTGTCAGACCTGAGCGCCCGTTGCCATGGCTGTATCTGGCTCACGATCGTGCGACCGGCCAGACGTCCGGTGCGGGGGTCGAGGTCCGCGGCGGGACGTTCGCGTTCTGGACCGTCGACACCCAGGGCGTCTCGTTGTGGCTCGACCTCCGGGCCGGTGACAGTCCGGTGCAGCTCGGTGGGAGGCGACTGCACGCGGCGACGATCCGGGCAGTTCGCGGCGTCGAGCGGCCGTTCGCCGTCCAGAGCGCGCTGACCGGGCTGTTGTGCTCGGATCCGCTGCTGCCTGACACCCCGTTGGTCGGCGCCAACAACTACTACTACGCCTATGGCAAGGGCTTCGATGCCACCGCGGTGCTGCGGGATGCCCGTACGATCGCCGAACTCGTCGGCGATCACCAGGTGCGGCCGTTCGGCGTGGTCGACGAGGGGTGGGGTCAGGGCGGGGCGGCGGACGGTCGCATCGTGTCGGCGGGGCCGTGGCATCGGCCGCGTCGACCGCAGTTCGGTGAGATGTCCGAGCTCGCCGATGGTGTTCGCGCCGAGGGCGTACGACCCGGCATCTGGTATCGCCCTCTCGCCCTGGAGTCGCCTCCTGCCCGCGGCGCCAGCACACCCCGCGACGACGCGTACGCCCTCGATCCCTCTCACCCCGCGACCGTCGACCAAGTCAGCGAGGACATCGGCCGGTTCGTCGAGTGGGGCTTCGAGCTGATCAAGCACGACTTCTCGACCTACGACGCCTTCGGCCGATGGGGGTCGGCGATGGGTCCCTCGATCACCGGTCGTCCCTGGCTCCCCGCCAGTGAGTCCGCACCGCTACGCGGCTGGGCACCGGCAGACGACAAGCTCACCAACGCAGAGGTACTGGTCCGCCTGTACGACACCATCCGCGCCGCGGCCGGGGACGCGGTCCTGCTCGGCTGCAACGTGGTCGGTCATCTCGCCGCCGGGCTCACCCACGCTCAGCGGATCGGCGACGACACCTCCGGTCTGATCTGGGAACGCACCCGTCGCGTAGGGATCAACACACTGGCCTTCCGCCTCGCCCAGCACAACCGGTTCTTCACCGTCGACGCCGACTGCGTGCCCAGCACGTTGCACACCGATTGGCACAAGAACCGCCAGTTCCTCGATCTCGTCGCTCGCTCGGGCACCGCCTTGTTCGTGTCCGTCGACCCCGCGTCTCGGACCACTCAGGTCGACGACGATCTGTCATCAGCGTTGCGACTGGCGCTCGACGGCGGCAATCCCGGCGGCGTGGAACCACTCGACTGGCTGCACACCACCACCCCCGAGCAATGGCGCTGCGGCAGCGACATCCTCACCTATGACTGGCTTGCCGAGATCGGTGCCGATCCCTTCGAGTGGGCCGAGAACAACACCTGA
- a CDS encoding extracellular solute-binding protein: protein MSGAFDRSLTRRNILRGTALAGLAVGGGGLLSACGSGSSGTPGAENESAGTVGTGGTVTWASWANPGEAERFKQISKEYEAKYQTKVTWQLVVGDYMTKLLTQLAGGAAPDVFYVPDNGMAKLIESKTVVDLTEFVNKPDSPLKLSDTYESLMNWVKPLDGDGIYGLLPDCNPLVFWFNKDLVAEAGLSKTPAEHFEAGTWTRDAADEFLTKMKTTGKRGMVLEAGAFSPMSSWITSLGGTAFDEDNKAVFNEDPKALETLEWLWEGMAADKITFGGTLPKGQGIDALFYGQQLASCQMGRWILPNLRKLKFGYDIAPFPSADGKSFGPSLVAMAAVGVNSKAKDPEAAMWFATRFCNKDGQQARLSGGGNAVASVTGLDEIVTEGGPDHGSWFNDVAKAGYGIPLVIASKPAVSANLATEIDKSIKAGDSAKKFADKIAAYINSGG from the coding sequence GTGAGCGGAGCGTTCGATCGGTCGCTGACCAGGCGCAACATCTTGAGGGGCACGGCACTGGCCGGGCTCGCGGTCGGCGGCGGGGGCCTCTTGTCGGCCTGTGGCAGCGGCTCGAGTGGTACGCCCGGTGCCGAGAACGAGAGTGCCGGCACGGTCGGCACCGGCGGGACCGTCACCTGGGCGTCGTGGGCCAACCCGGGCGAGGCCGAGCGGTTCAAGCAGATCAGCAAGGAGTACGAGGCCAAGTACCAGACCAAGGTCACCTGGCAGCTGGTGGTCGGTGACTACATGACGAAGCTGTTGACCCAGCTGGCCGGCGGCGCGGCGCCAGACGTCTTCTACGTCCCCGACAACGGCATGGCGAAGTTGATCGAGTCCAAGACTGTGGTCGACCTCACCGAGTTCGTCAACAAGCCGGACTCGCCACTGAAGCTCTCCGACACGTACGAGAGTCTGATGAACTGGGTGAAGCCGCTCGACGGAGACGGGATCTATGGTCTGCTCCCCGACTGCAACCCGTTGGTCTTCTGGTTCAACAAGGACCTCGTCGCAGAGGCCGGACTGAGCAAGACCCCCGCGGAGCACTTCGAGGCAGGCACCTGGACTCGCGACGCCGCCGACGAGTTCTTGACCAAGATGAAGACCACCGGCAAGCGCGGCATGGTGCTCGAGGCCGGCGCGTTCAGCCCGATGAGCAGCTGGATCACCAGCCTCGGCGGCACCGCCTTCGACGAGGACAACAAGGCGGTCTTCAACGAGGACCCGAAGGCGCTGGAGACACTGGAGTGGCTGTGGGAGGGGATGGCCGCCGACAAGATCACCTTCGGCGGCACGCTGCCGAAGGGACAGGGCATCGACGCGCTGTTCTACGGCCAGCAGTTGGCGAGCTGCCAGATGGGTCGCTGGATCCTGCCCAACCTGCGCAAACTCAAGTTCGGCTACGACATCGCCCCGTTCCCCTCTGCCGACGGCAAGAGCTTCGGACCATCCCTGGTGGCGATGGCGGCAGTCGGGGTGAACAGCAAGGCGAAAGATCCCGAGGCGGCCATGTGGTTCGCGACCCGGTTCTGCAACAAGGACGGGCAGCAGGCACGACTGAGCGGCGGTGGCAACGCCGTCGCTTCGGTCACCGGTCTGGACGAGATCGTCACCGAGGGTGGTCCCGACCACGGCTCCTGGTTCAACGACGTCGCCAAGGCTGGCTACGGCATCCCGCTCGTCATCGCGTCGAAGCCTGCCGTCTCGGCCAATCTCGCCACCGAGATCGACAAGTCGATCAAGGCCGGCGACAGCGCCAAGAAGTTCGCCGACAAGATCGCCGCCTATATCAACAGCGGCGGCTGA
- a CDS encoding LacI family DNA-binding transcriptional regulator, which yields MSESAARGATAKRLANMTDVAARAGVSTMTVSNVINRPEMVAEPTRLKVRKAMRDLNYRNNLVARSLRLTEPRQIGYSLSSHSDPSSQYMGEFLHDLALACQARDRNLTLLAEKADEDNLDAYEDLYYGRSVAGFVIANMSTDDVRPEELANRTIPFVSYGQTAAGPDVPWSWVDGDAAAGVELAVDHVVAAGHTELAYIGCDNDDVVTQERLMGYRAACARHGLDRSLAGSRIIATQVDIPFGAAAAHRLLTSTSPPTAIVCADDAVAAGTVLAVRDLALTPGHDVAVTGFDDSPLTSFGATGITSIRQHSEQIATTLIQLLIDAPAVPQHVRIKPELVVRSSTAPRP from the coding sequence ATGAGCGAGTCTGCGGCGCGCGGGGCCACGGCCAAGCGGCTGGCGAACATGACCGATGTCGCGGCCCGGGCAGGCGTCTCGACGATGACGGTGTCGAACGTCATCAACCGACCCGAGATGGTCGCCGAGCCGACCCGGCTCAAGGTCCGCAAGGCGATGCGGGACCTGAACTACCGCAACAACCTGGTGGCACGGAGTCTCCGCCTGACCGAGCCCCGGCAGATCGGGTACTCGCTCTCGTCCCACTCGGATCCGAGTAGCCAGTACATGGGGGAGTTCCTGCACGATCTCGCCTTGGCCTGCCAGGCCCGGGATCGCAATCTCACCCTGTTGGCGGAGAAGGCCGATGAGGACAATCTGGATGCCTACGAGGATCTCTACTATGGTCGCTCGGTCGCGGGCTTCGTCATCGCCAACATGTCCACCGACGACGTACGGCCCGAGGAACTGGCCAACCGGACCATCCCGTTCGTCAGCTACGGTCAGACCGCCGCCGGACCGGATGTCCCCTGGAGCTGGGTCGACGGGGACGCCGCCGCCGGTGTCGAACTGGCCGTCGACCATGTCGTCGCGGCCGGTCACACCGAACTCGCCTATATCGGCTGCGACAACGACGATGTCGTCACCCAGGAACGCCTGATGGGCTATCGCGCTGCCTGCGCGCGGCATGGCCTCGACCGATCGCTGGCCGGCTCGCGGATCATCGCGACCCAGGTGGACATTCCCTTCGGTGCTGCCGCCGCCCACCGGCTGCTGACCTCGACCTCACCGCCGACCGCGATCGTCTGCGCGGACGACGCGGTCGCGGCCGGCACGGTGCTCGCGGTACGTGACTTGGCACTCACCCCCGGCCACGACGTCGCCGTCACCGGATTCGACGACTCTCCGCTCACCTCGTTCGGCGCCACGGGTATCACCTCGATTCGTCAGCATTCCGAACAAATCGCCACCACCTTGATCCAGCTTCTGATCGATGCGCCGGCCGTGCCGCAGCACGTTCGCATCAAACCCGAACTCGTCGTTCGATCCAGCACGGCGCCGCGACCATGA